Proteins encoded together in one Leptolyngbyaceae cyanobacterium window:
- a CDS encoding HEAT repeat domain-containing protein: protein MTDLLEINQKSELMMENVLEQANIASHQQNWPLLNHYLRQTIEQEKGRTSQATLDRKKILHWALEVLEWGDFQDRWEVVKIFPSLGTIAIAPLTNILQDEEAEEELRWFVVRILAEFNTQEVIHVLVEILKTSESEELTAMAAEALANLGQNAIAALTELLTAEETRLLAVRSLSAIRRSETITPLLTVVKDPQIYVRVAAIEALSSFHDSRIPPVLLDALKDIAAPVRKEAVIGLGLRPELREDLDLGNQIIPLLWDFNLEVCAAAAQSLARLGTNAAADALFKVLRSPNTPLPLQLQCVRSLGWMETPQTLEYLQQALNLESLPVYQEVVTILGRLEKESLTPAASQILIAALRSQHPALEDNKIRQAFAVSLGQLATPESIDSLIHLLVDRDLGVRLHAIAALKKFPTAIGQLKELIANESSPSQLRQGVALALQEF, encoded by the coding sequence ATGACCGATTTACTTGAAATTAACCAAAAATCTGAATTAATGATGGAGAACGTGTTAGAACAAGCAAACATCGCATCGCACCAACAAAATTGGCCGTTGTTAAATCACTATCTGCGCCAAACGATCGAGCAAGAAAAAGGCAGAACGTCTCAAGCCACGCTCGATCGGAAAAAAATACTCCATTGGGCTTTGGAAGTTCTGGAATGGGGTGATTTTCAAGACCGTTGGGAAGTGGTAAAGATTTTTCCTTCTTTAGGTACGATCGCGATCGCACCCCTAACTAACATCTTACAAGATGAAGAGGCAGAAGAAGAGTTACGCTGGTTCGTGGTGCGAATCTTGGCAGAATTCAACACCCAAGAAGTCATTCATGTTTTGGTAGAAATACTCAAAACATCGGAAAGTGAAGAATTAACGGCAATGGCAGCAGAAGCATTAGCTAATTTAGGACAAAATGCGATCGCTGCCTTAACGGAATTATTAACAGCAGAAGAAACTCGCTTATTGGCAGTACGCAGTCTTTCGGCGATTCGCCGTTCTGAAACCATCACGCCATTATTAACTGTTGTCAAAGATCCGCAAATTTACGTGCGAGTAGCAGCCATCGAAGCACTTAGTAGCTTCCACGATTCTCGCATTCCACCAGTTTTGCTGGATGCTCTCAAGGATATCGCCGCACCAGTCAGAAAAGAAGCAGTCATCGGTTTGGGATTGCGTCCCGAATTGCGAGAAGATTTGGATTTGGGTAACCAAATTATTCCTTTACTTTGGGATTTTAATTTAGAAGTTTGCGCTGCGGCTGCTCAATCACTGGCGCGTTTGGGAACTAACGCCGCCGCCGATGCTTTGTTTAAAGTTTTGCGATCGCCAAACACTCCCCTACCGTTACAATTGCAATGCGTGCGATCGCTCGGTTGGATGGAAACACCACAAACTTTAGAATATTTGCAACAAGCTTTAAACTTAGAATCGCTTCCCGTGTATCAAGAAGTGGTGACAATTTTGGGGCGATTGGAAAAAGAAAGTTTAACTCCAGCAGCTAGCCAAATTTTAATTGCTGCTTTGCGATCGCAACATCCGGCGCTCGAAGATAATAAAATCAGACAAGCTTTCGCTGTCAGCTTAGGGCAACTGGCAACTCCCGAAAGCATAGATTCTTTAATTCACCTGTTAGTAGATCGAGATTTGGGAGTAAGACTGCACGCGATCGCAGCATTGAAAAAATTTCCCACTGCGATCGGACAATTGAAAGAATTGATTGCCAATGAAAGTTCGCCATCCCAATTAAGACAAGGAGTTGCTTTGGCTTTACAAGAGTTTTGA
- a CDS encoding ferredoxin--nitrite reductase, whose protein sequence is MTSTATVTANLNKFEKFKAEKDGLVVKTELEQFARMGWEAMDETDREHRLKWLGVFFRPVTPGKFMMRLRLPNGIITTDQMVTLAEIVQRYGSDGSADITTRQNLQLRGIHIEDLPGIFQKLKSVGLTSIQSGMDNVRNITGSPVAGIDADEVIDTREIAQQLQDEITNCGEGNRAFTNLPRKFNIAIAGCRDNSVHAEINDIAFIPAYKNGIIGFNVLVGGFFSAKRCEAAIPLNAWVAPTEVIDLCKAILVVFRDCGLRANRQKARLMWLIDEWGIDLFRIEVEKALGYSLQTAAETDEISWEKRDHIGIQPQKQPGLNYIGLHVPVGRLYAQDMFDLARIADVYGRGEIRLTVEQNIIITHVPNSRLETFLTEPILQKFSINPEPLKRSLVSCTGAQFCNFALIETKNRAVEIVDELNAELSIPKPVRIHWTGCPNSCGQPQVADIGLMGTKVRKDGKTVEGVDIYMGGKVGKDARLGNCVMKSIPCHDLKPILRNLLIAHFGASLSKSVLIHA, encoded by the coding sequence ATGACAAGCACGGCCACAGTAACGGCAAATTTGAACAAATTTGAGAAATTCAAAGCAGAAAAAGATGGCTTAGTAGTCAAAACCGAGCTAGAACAATTTGCCAGAATGGGCTGGGAAGCGATGGATGAAACAGACCGAGAACATCGGCTCAAGTGGTTGGGTGTTTTCTTCCGTCCCGTCACCCCTGGTAAATTTATGATGCGGTTGCGGTTGCCCAATGGCATCATTACGACAGACCAAATGGTAACGCTGGCTGAAATAGTACAGCGATATGGCTCGGATGGTAGTGCTGATATTACTACCAGACAAAACCTGCAACTGCGGGGAATTCACATCGAAGACTTGCCGGGTATTTTTCAAAAGCTGAAATCTGTAGGTTTAACTAGTATTCAGTCAGGAATGGATAATGTTCGCAACATTACTGGCTCTCCGGTAGCGGGTATTGATGCGGATGAAGTGATTGATACGAGGGAGATTGCCCAGCAATTGCAGGATGAGATTACCAATTGTGGAGAGGGAAATCGAGCTTTTACTAATTTACCTCGCAAGTTTAATATTGCGATCGCGGGATGTCGAGACAATTCCGTTCATGCCGAAATCAACGATATCGCCTTTATACCCGCCTACAAAAACGGAATTATCGGCTTTAACGTCTTAGTAGGTGGTTTTTTCTCCGCCAAACGTTGCGAAGCTGCCATTCCCCTCAACGCTTGGGTCGCGCCAACAGAAGTTATCGATTTGTGCAAAGCCATCTTAGTAGTTTTTCGCGACTGCGGCTTGAGAGCAAATCGACAAAAAGCACGGCTGATGTGGCTGATAGATGAATGGGGTATCGACCTATTCCGAATCGAAGTCGAAAAAGCACTAGGTTACTCTCTGCAAACAGCCGCCGAAACAGATGAAATTAGTTGGGAAAAACGAGATCACATTGGCATTCAACCACAAAAACAACCCGGCTTAAACTATATCGGATTGCACGTTCCAGTGGGACGACTTTACGCGCAAGATATGTTCGATTTAGCAAGAATCGCAGATGTTTATGGCCGTGGAGAAATTCGCCTAACAGTCGAGCAAAATATTATTATTACTCATGTTCCCAACTCTCGCTTAGAAACCTTCTTAACCGAGCCAATATTGCAGAAGTTTTCCATCAATCCAGAACCACTCAAACGCAGCTTGGTTTCATGCACGGGAGCGCAATTTTGCAACTTCGCTTTAATTGAAACTAAGAACCGGGCAGTCGAGATAGTTGACGAACTGAATGCAGAACTTTCCATTCCCAAACCAGTCAGAATTCACTGGACTGGTTGCCCTAACTCTTGCGGTCAACCCCAAGTAGCCGATATTGGTTTAATGGGTACGAAAGTCAGAAAAGATGGCAAAACCGTCGAAGGCGTTGACATTTATATGGGTGGAAAAGTCGGTAAAGATGCGCGACTAGGCAATTGCGTAATGAAAAGTATTCCTTGCCATGACCTGAAACCTATTTTGCGAAATTTGTTAATTGCCCATTTCGGAGCTAGCTTGTCAAAAAGCGTACTAATTCACGCCTGA
- a CDS encoding CmpA/NrtA family ABC transporter substrate-binding protein has protein sequence MSRLSRRQFIVTAGASAAGTLLFHGCTSNNASTTNGNSTTATSPTPSAVPAANVSAADAPEVTTAKLGFIALTDSAPLIIAKEKGFFDKYGMKDVEVIKQASWPVTRDNLETGSGGGGIDGAHILTPMPYFMTLGQTKTKQPVPMYLLARLNVNGQAISIANNYKDFKVGLDSKGLKDAFTKVKASGKSDLKAAMTYPGGTHDLWMRYWLAAGGINPDQDISVIPVPPAQMVANMKTGNMETFCVGEPWNAQLINQGLGYTALITGELWKDHPEKAFAMRADWVDKNPKAAKALLMAVLEAQQWCEKAENKEEMCQIMSQKKWTSVPFKDIIERSKGNIDYGDGRQPLQNSNLFMKFWADNASYPYKSHDTWFMTENIRWGYIPADTNVKELVDKVNREDLWKEAAKAIGVSASEIPTSTSRGIETFFDGTKFDPENPQEYLKGLAIKKV, from the coding sequence ATGAGCAGACTATCTAGAAGACAATTCATCGTTACAGCCGGAGCAAGCGCAGCAGGTACTTTATTATTTCATGGCTGTACTTCTAACAACGCATCCACCACAAATGGTAACTCTACAACCGCTACCAGCCCGACTCCAAGTGCAGTACCAGCAGCTAATGTTAGCGCTGCCGATGCACCAGAAGTTACTACCGCTAAATTAGGATTTATTGCTTTAACTGATTCCGCTCCTTTAATTATTGCTAAAGAAAAAGGATTTTTTGATAAGTATGGTATGAAGGATGTGGAAGTTATTAAACAAGCTTCTTGGCCAGTAACTCGCGATAATTTAGAAACAGGTTCAGGTGGAGGAGGTATTGACGGGGCACACATTTTAACCCCCATGCCTTATTTTATGACTTTGGGACAAACCAAAACCAAACAGCCAGTACCGATGTATTTGTTGGCGCGGTTAAATGTCAACGGTCAAGCAATTTCTATTGCTAATAATTATAAAGATTTTAAAGTAGGTTTAGATAGCAAAGGGCTGAAAGATGCCTTTACGAAAGTCAAGGCAAGTGGCAAGAGCGATTTGAAAGCTGCTATGACTTATCCCGGTGGTACTCACGACCTTTGGATGCGTTATTGGTTAGCTGCTGGTGGTATTAACCCAGATCAAGACATTTCTGTAATTCCCGTACCACCAGCGCAAATGGTGGCGAATATGAAAACGGGTAATATGGAAACTTTTTGTGTAGGTGAACCTTGGAACGCGCAATTAATTAACCAAGGTTTGGGTTATACAGCTTTAATCACGGGTGAACTTTGGAAAGACCACCCAGAAAAAGCTTTTGCGATGCGTGCTGATTGGGTGGATAAAAACCCCAAAGCAGCTAAAGCACTTTTAATGGCAGTTCTAGAAGCACAGCAGTGGTGTGAAAAGGCAGAAAACAAAGAAGAAATGTGCCAAATCATGTCTCAGAAAAAATGGACTAGCGTACCATTTAAAGATATTATCGAGCGCTCTAAAGGCAATATTGATTACGGTGATGGTCGTCAACCTTTGCAAAATAGCAACTTGTTCATGAAGTTCTGGGCAGATAACGCTTCTTATCCTTATAAGAGTCACGATACTTGGTTTATGACTGAGAATATTCGCTGGGGTTATATTCCGGCAGATACTAATGTTAAGGAATTAGTTGATAAAGTAAACCGAGAAGATTTGTGGAAAGAAGCAGCTAAGGCTATCGGTGTATCGGCAAGCGAAATTCCTACTAGCACTTCTCGCGGAATAGAGACATTCTTTGAC